The Paracoccus liaowanqingii genome window below encodes:
- the rbsD gene encoding D-ribose pyranase: protein MKRTVLLHAELSGLVAAMGHGDLLVIGDAGLPVPRGVRVVDLAVTRGIPGVFDVLDAVLAEMVVERSALAQEAGADLAARFRARQIGAVSPMPHDALKAAMAEARAVVRTGEFTPYANICLYAGVAF from the coding sequence ATGAAACGCACGGTACTGTTGCATGCCGAACTGTCGGGGCTGGTGGCCGCGATGGGGCATGGCGATCTGCTGGTCATCGGGGATGCCGGATTGCCGGTGCCGCGCGGGGTGCGGGTCGTCGATCTGGCCGTAACCCGCGGGATTCCCGGGGTTTTCGATGTTCTGGACGCGGTGCTGGCCGAGATGGTCGTGGAACGCTCGGCCCTGGCGCAGGAGGCCGGGGCGGATCTGGCGGCGCGGTTCCGGGCGCGGCAGATCGGGGCGGTCTCGCCGATGCCGCATGACGCGCTGAAGGCCGCGATGGCCGAGGCGCGGGCGGTCGTGCGGACGGGAGAGTTCACGCCCTATGCGAATATCTGCCTATATGCGGGCGTCGCGTTTTAG
- a CDS encoding entericidin A/B family lipoprotein, whose protein sequence is MMTLAACETVQGAGRDISTAGAVVQQESAEVQAGM, encoded by the coding sequence ATGATGACGCTGGCTGCCTGCGAGACCGTGCAGGGTGCCGGACGCGACATCTCGACCGCCGGCGCGGTCGTGCAGCAAGAGAGCGCCGAGGTTCAGGCCGGGATGTGA